The Lactobacillus sp. CBA3605 genome contains a region encoding:
- a CDS encoding guanylate kinase — translation MTRKRIFVITGPTGSGKTTVSRYLKDHYNMPQVITHTTRVPRQGEVDAVDYYFETAASFATKHYLEHVTYSGQQYGSSREGLAAAWEKAPNISIVLDTAGAVTYARELGEQAVIIYLKVSQQEALVDRLTRRGDPQLRIERRVASKEYLRDQQLPAGLVGVAQVIVNDDWATTTAALDALMASYQSAAESAN, via the coding sequence ATGACGAGGAAACGAATTTTTGTAATTACCGGACCAACTGGCAGTGGTAAAACGACCGTTAGTCGGTATTTAAAAGACCATTATAATATGCCACAAGTGATTACGCATACGACGCGAGTCCCCCGGCAAGGCGAGGTCGATGCCGTGGATTATTATTTCGAAACGGCCGCAAGTTTTGCGACTAAGCACTACTTGGAACATGTGACTTATAGTGGGCAACAATATGGGTCATCACGTGAGGGGTTAGCAGCGGCATGGGAAAAAGCGCCTAATATCAGTATTGTGTTAGATACTGCGGGTGCAGTGACTTATGCGCGCGAGTTAGGTGAACAAGCAGTTATCATTTATCTTAAAGTCAGTCAACAAGAAGCCTTAGTGGACCGGTTAACGCGACGTGGCGATCCGCAATTACGAATTGAACGGCGCGTTGCAAGTAAAGAATATCTACGTGACCAACAGTTGCCAGCTGGTTTAGTGGGGGTAGCGCAAGTCATTGTAAATGATGATTGGGCCACAACGACTGCGGCACTAGATGCACTCATGGCATCGTATCAAAGTGCAGCCGAATCGGCCAATTAA
- a CDS encoding amino acid ABC transporter ATP-binding protein: MSMIEFHDVEKYYGDFHALKHINLTIDEGEKVVLIGPSGSGKSTLIRTVNGLERVQSGQLLVNGYDLADKKTDMNKIRKNVGMVFQHFNLYANKTVLENIMIAPRLVLKRPEAENKKLAMDLLDSVGLADKSNSLPSQLSGGQSQRIAIARSLAMKPKCLLFDEPTSALDPEMIDDVLNVMKNVAADSSMTMLVVTHEMGFAREVADRVIFMDAGEILEDERKEKFFDGEPTNERARQFLSKILTH; encoded by the coding sequence ATGTCAATGATCGAATTTCATGACGTGGAAAAGTATTATGGTGATTTTCACGCACTTAAGCATATTAATCTAACGATTGATGAAGGTGAAAAAGTTGTCTTGATCGGACCCTCTGGTTCTGGGAAGAGTACTTTAATTCGAACAGTCAATGGATTGGAACGGGTTCAATCCGGTCAGTTACTCGTTAATGGTTATGATTTAGCGGATAAGAAAACTGATATGAACAAGATTCGCAAAAATGTGGGGATGGTTTTTCAACATTTTAATCTCTATGCGAATAAAACGGTGCTAGAAAATATTATGATCGCGCCCCGGTTGGTTTTAAAGCGGCCGGAAGCTGAAAACAAAAAATTAGCAATGGATTTATTGGACAGTGTTGGTTTAGCTGATAAGTCGAACAGCTTACCAAGCCAGCTATCTGGGGGCCAATCACAACGGATTGCAATTGCCCGTTCGTTAGCAATGAAGCCTAAGTGCTTGTTATTTGATGAACCAACTTCAGCGCTTGATCCAGAAATGATTGATGATGTTTTGAACGTTATGAAGAATGTGGCGGCTGATTCAAGTATGACCATGTTAGTAGTGACGCATGAAATGGGCTTTGCTCGTGAAGTGGCCGACCGGGTTATCTTCATGGATGCTGGTGAGATTTTGGAAGATGAACGAAAAGAAAAATTCTTTGACGGTGAACCGACTAATGAACGTGCCCGTCAATTTTTGAGCAAGATTTTGACACACTAG
- a CDS encoding aminotransferase class I/II-fold pyridoxal phosphate-dependent enzyme: MSITSKTLVQRMNHQLDAIQPSDILAFNAEIANIPGIIRLTLGEPDFNTPEHVKAAAIKSIKNNESHYAPSNGTLALRTAAANFLATKYDVHYDPANEVIITAGATGGIYTALSSILNPGDEVLIPTPIFPLYIAIAKLNGAIPVFMDTSENDFVLSPAQLSATLAAHPKAKAVVLNFPSNPTGVTYRQADLKALAAVLADKPIFVLADEIYSELTYGTAHVSIAHYLPEQTILLNGVSKSHAMTGWRIGIMCAPKAITAQLGKIHQFTVTTTTANAQAAATEALNHGRDDGQVMKAEYQARRDFLLTSLNQLGFKSAKPEGAFYLFSKIPAGLPQVSMDFCRELAQEARVALIPGSSFGPGGEGYVRISYAASMADLQTAVQRIGTYMTNKAKKVGDN, from the coding sequence ATGTCAATTACAAGTAAAACCTTAGTCCAACGGATGAATCATCAACTGGACGCCATCCAACCATCTGATATTTTAGCTTTTAACGCTGAAATTGCCAATATTCCGGGAATTATTCGTTTAACACTGGGAGAACCTGATTTTAATACGCCCGAACATGTAAAAGCGGCTGCAATTAAAAGTATTAAAAATAATGAAAGTCACTATGCCCCTTCAAATGGGACGCTGGCGTTACGGACTGCGGCGGCTAATTTTTTAGCGACTAAATACGATGTGCATTACGATCCAGCCAATGAGGTCATTATCACGGCGGGGGCCACGGGTGGGATTTACACGGCTTTGAGCTCGATTTTAAATCCCGGCGATGAGGTCTTAATTCCAACACCAATTTTCCCACTATATATTGCGATAGCCAAGCTTAATGGTGCGATTCCGGTCTTCATGGATACTTCCGAAAATGACTTTGTGTTATCACCAGCCCAACTTAGTGCAACTTTAGCAGCTCATCCCAAGGCGAAAGCGGTCGTCTTGAATTTTCCATCAAATCCGACTGGGGTCACTTATCGGCAAGCTGATTTAAAGGCGCTGGCAGCAGTCTTGGCGGATAAACCCATCTTTGTACTAGCTGACGAAATTTATAGTGAGTTGACTTATGGTACGGCACACGTGTCCATTGCACATTACTTACCCGAGCAGACGATTCTCCTTAATGGCGTGTCCAAGTCGCATGCGATGACCGGCTGGCGGATTGGGATCATGTGTGCCCCTAAAGCGATTACGGCACAATTAGGAAAAATCCACCAATTTACAGTGACAACGACGACTGCTAATGCGCAAGCAGCGGCGACCGAAGCGTTGAATCATGGGCGTGATGATGGGCAAGTAATGAAAGCTGAATATCAAGCGCGGCGTGATTTCTTATTGACCAGTTTGAACCAACTAGGTTTCAAGTCGGCGAAGCCAGAAGGCGCTTTCTACCTATTCAGTAAGATTCCAGCAGGGTTGCCACAAGTTAGCATGGATTTTTGTCGGGAACTGGCGCAGGAAGCCCGAGTTGCCTTGATTCCGGGAAGTTCATTCGGCCCCGGTGGTGAAGGGTATGTGCGGATTAGTTATGCGGCTTCAATGGCTGATTTACAGACGGCGGTGCAACGAATTGGGACATATATGACGAATAAAGCAAAAAAAGTGGGGGATAACTAA
- a CDS encoding DUF6681 family protein — MFSILDMINHALGYVNVNLKIKNQIYIGIGIAGNIYLGYVAIRLMQNGAWLRGALYLLVFLVLIYFIVLNFIYYFTQKRAKYDLSPKIEKLLGGKPKEVLAAEKQAQNGAQQPYIPANGIFDGQELLPAAVKTTSTEQHNVHQIVDQLQATNVVRLDYAGLSDADIMQQVKATGEPVYAIGQGIQIPYSELRLEDHKLVIYAGLNQIDQLPVGRITRVGLTDVHDAHEDYKLYLASTVITGGMEKIAGRQATIEQPGDYQITAQVAFEDRQA; from the coding sequence ATGTTTAGTATTTTAGATATGATTAACCACGCCTTAGGTTATGTGAATGTTAACCTTAAAATTAAAAATCAAATTTACATCGGGATTGGGATTGCTGGTAACATTTATCTGGGTTACGTGGCAATTCGCTTGATGCAAAATGGCGCTTGGTTACGAGGTGCCTTGTATCTATTGGTCTTTTTAGTGCTAATTTACTTTATCGTTTTGAACTTTATTTATTACTTTACTCAAAAACGAGCTAAGTATGACCTATCACCTAAGATCGAAAAATTATTGGGTGGTAAGCCTAAAGAAGTCCTAGCTGCTGAAAAGCAAGCCCAAAATGGGGCGCAACAACCTTATATTCCTGCTAATGGGATTTTTGATGGGCAGGAATTGTTGCCAGCTGCGGTTAAGACAACCAGCACGGAACAACACAATGTTCACCAGATTGTTGATCAATTACAGGCAACTAATGTGGTCCGGTTAGATTATGCAGGGCTGAGCGACGCTGATATCATGCAACAAGTTAAGGCGACTGGTGAGCCAGTGTATGCCATTGGTCAAGGAATTCAGATTCCGTATTCAGAATTACGTTTGGAAGACCATAAGTTGGTCATCTATGCAGGGCTCAACCAAATTGACCAGTTGCCAGTCGGGCGTATTACTCGGGTTGGCTTGACGGATGTTCATGATGCGCATGAAGATTACAAGTTATACTTGGCTTCTACGGTGATTACAGGCGGTATGGAAAAAATCGCCGGGCGCCAAGCAACGATTGAACAACCTGGTGACTATCAGATTACAGCCCAAGTAGCGTTTGAAGATCGCCAGGCCTAA
- a CDS encoding HAD family hydrolase, which produces MTYQALMFDIDGTLTNSQPVYATVMRQVLTEYQKPFSDTDAQATFPMAAEQAMAHLGIDTTDFDHFQARYEAVMAAHYHEITLYSGITTLMAQLPANLKLGIVTSQRRTELEAGMQSYAFMSRMAVTISADDTPKRKPDPLPLLTALKKVDVQPNDALFIGDSLSDEQTAAAANVDFGLAVWGMDPHANHQRTTYRFNQPTDLLKLF; this is translated from the coding sequence ATGACTTATCAGGCTTTAATGTTTGATATTGACGGTACCCTAACTAACAGTCAACCGGTTTATGCGACTGTTATGCGCCAAGTATTAACAGAATACCAAAAGCCTTTTTCCGACACCGACGCTCAGGCCACATTTCCGATGGCGGCCGAACAAGCAATGGCACACCTCGGAATTGACACCACGGATTTTGACCATTTTCAAGCCCGTTACGAGGCAGTGATGGCGGCACACTACCATGAGATTACCCTTTATTCTGGGATTACCACCCTCATGGCACAATTGCCAGCTAACCTAAAATTAGGTATCGTGACATCGCAACGCCGCACAGAACTCGAAGCTGGCATGCAGTCCTATGCTTTCATGTCACGGATGGCAGTCACCATCAGCGCTGACGACACCCCCAAACGCAAGCCCGACCCATTGCCATTATTAACGGCCCTAAAAAAAGTTGATGTGCAACCAAATGATGCCCTCTTTATCGGCGATTCTTTAAGCGATGAACAGACCGCCGCCGCTGCTAACGTCGATTTTGGCTTAGCTGTTTGGGGGATGGACCCTCATGCTAACCATCAACGAACAACTTACCGTTTTAACCAACCAACTGATCTTTTAAAGTTATTTTAA
- a CDS encoding APC family permease: MQAANPKTKLNRSLGFWSALSLVVGTVIGSGIFFKQSSVLDSAGSTTNALLAWLLGGLITLTAGLTIAEVGAQMPHTGGLYVYMEAIYGKLWGFLSGWMQVVIYGPAIIASIGAYLGILLVGFFNLSSQWQAPLSIGVIILIGILNMFENRWGAAFQMVTTLGKLLPIIAIIIFGLFFGNQAAFGQTLQSVSQSNGTFGVAVLATLFAYDGWILVANLGGEIKEPQKMLPRAIILGISLVLVAYTLVTYGILHFVPAETIHKLGQQTTLYFAQAAFGTIGGRLLNIGIIVSMVGCLNGKIMTFPRIVYAMADRHQLPFSKQLRYLNPKSHEPIIATAVILAYASILILFFNPDRLSDLCIFTVYCFYVATFIGVFLLRHRQAGQPRPFSTPWFPLTPLIAILGALFVIVSEIGSDLPGVLLSLLIVALGLPVYYYQRRQTTL, encoded by the coding sequence ATGCAAGCTGCTAACCCCAAGACCAAACTTAACCGTTCGTTAGGCTTTTGGTCTGCATTATCCTTAGTTGTCGGGACCGTTATTGGTTCCGGGATTTTCTTTAAACAGTCATCGGTTTTAGATAGTGCTGGTTCTACTACTAATGCCCTGTTAGCTTGGCTATTAGGTGGCCTCATTACGTTAACCGCTGGCCTAACCATTGCTGAAGTTGGGGCCCAAATGCCTCACACAGGTGGCCTTTACGTCTATATGGAAGCCATCTATGGTAAGCTATGGGGCTTCTTATCCGGCTGGATGCAAGTCGTCATCTATGGGCCGGCAATTATTGCTTCCATTGGCGCTTACCTCGGTATTTTACTCGTTGGCTTTTTTAATTTATCCAGCCAATGGCAAGCACCGCTTTCAATTGGCGTCATCATCTTAATCGGTATTTTAAACATGTTTGAAAATCGCTGGGGAGCGGCCTTTCAAATGGTAACGACTTTAGGCAAGCTCTTACCCATTATCGCAATAATTATCTTTGGACTGTTTTTTGGCAATCAGGCTGCTTTTGGGCAAACTTTACAGTCAGTTAGTCAAAGTAACGGCACTTTTGGTGTCGCCGTGTTAGCCACTTTGTTCGCCTATGATGGCTGGATTTTAGTTGCAAATTTAGGCGGTGAGATCAAAGAACCACAAAAAATGCTGCCGCGAGCCATCATCTTAGGTATCTCCCTGGTTTTGGTCGCTTACACCTTAGTCACCTATGGAATTTTACACTTTGTCCCCGCTGAAACCATTCACAAACTCGGCCAGCAAACAACGCTATACTTTGCCCAAGCTGCCTTTGGTACAATCGGTGGACGGTTACTTAATATCGGGATTATCGTGTCCATGGTTGGCTGTCTGAATGGTAAAATCATGACCTTTCCACGAATTGTCTACGCCATGGCCGACCGTCACCAGCTCCCATTCTCCAAACAGCTTCGTTACTTAAATCCAAAATCACACGAACCAATTATCGCCACAGCCGTTATTTTAGCCTATGCCAGCATTCTGATTCTCTTCTTCAATCCAGATCGATTGTCAGACTTGTGTATTTTCACAGTCTATTGCTTCTACGTGGCAACCTTCATTGGCGTCTTCCTACTGCGCCATCGTCAAGCAGGCCAACCGCGGCCCTTCTCTACGCCTTGGTTCCCGCTGACCCCATTGATTGCCATTTTAGGGGCACTCTTCGTCATTGTCAGTGAAATCGGGTCCGACTTACCCGGCGTCTTACTATCATTGTTAATCGTTGCGCTAGGCCTGCCTGTCTATTACTATCAACGTCGACAAACGACCCTTTAA
- a CDS encoding amino acid ABC transporter permease yields MLYILTHYWSELIQGLGYTLLSSIIALFFSTIIGTMFAIFEVLPNRAMRIIGRVYIEIFRNIPLLVIAMFFYVIIPLYVAKIDGFTAGTIGLTIYTSSFIAETVRAGILSVDGGQMEGARANGMSYWQAMRYIVLPQAFKIVIPPLGNQFINLVKNSSVLAFVAGFDLMYQGNSIASLSLDTINSYVVVGVFYLIITLPLSYYMRHLEKRLAN; encoded by the coding sequence ATGCTGTATATTCTAACGCACTATTGGTCAGAGTTAATTCAAGGGCTCGGCTATACCTTATTATCAAGTATCATTGCTTTGTTTTTTAGTACGATTATCGGGACCATGTTTGCGATTTTTGAAGTGCTGCCTAATCGCGCGATGCGCATCATTGGGCGGGTGTATATCGAAATTTTTCGGAATATCCCACTCTTGGTTATTGCGATGTTCTTCTACGTGATTATTCCGCTATACGTGGCTAAAATTGATGGCTTTACGGCTGGGACCATCGGCTTGACGATTTATACGTCGTCGTTTATTGCTGAAACGGTCCGTGCTGGGATCTTATCAGTTGATGGTGGTCAAATGGAAGGGGCTCGTGCTAATGGGATGTCTTATTGGCAGGCCATGCGTTATATTGTGTTACCACAAGCCTTCAAGATCGTGATTCCACCACTTGGAAACCAATTCATTAACTTAGTGAAAAACTCGTCCGTTCTTGCGTTCGTGGCTGGTTTTGATTTAATGTATCAAGGTAATTCGATTGCGTCATTATCGTTAGATACGATTAATAGTTACGTGGTCGTCGGGGTCTTCTACTTAATCATTACGTTACCATTGAGCTATTACATGCGGCACTTAGAAAAACGGTTAGCAAATTAA
- a CDS encoding D-2-hydroxyacid dehydrogenase, whose amino-acid sequence MKILMYSVRDDEESAIKAWATKNKVQVDTNELEFHPDTAQLVNGYDGVVIQQRSAIGGDATFYQQLVAAGLTQLTSRTAGVDTIDLPAAKAAGLTVTNVPAYSPNSVAEMAVTQTMRLIRNLELFDSRVSQQNFQWAGLQAREIRSLTVGIIGAGRIGGTVAKLFHGLGAKVIAYDVVRHADLEPVLTYVDSKEALLRQADVVTLHVDLNATSEALIDAAALKLMKSDAFIINASRGPVIVTAALVAALKAGEIAGAALDTVEGEAALFNQNHQGEVLQDPLIAQLMQMPNVILTPHIGFYTNLAVQNMVEISLNDVVTILNGGQTEHAC is encoded by the coding sequence ATGAAAATTTTAATGTATAGCGTACGTGATGACGAAGAAAGTGCAATTAAGGCATGGGCGACTAAAAATAAGGTTCAAGTGGATACTAATGAATTAGAATTTCATCCAGACACGGCTCAGTTAGTGAACGGTTACGATGGCGTTGTGATTCAACAACGCAGTGCAATTGGGGGTGATGCGACGTTTTATCAGCAACTTGTGGCTGCCGGGTTGACCCAATTAACCAGTCGCACGGCGGGAGTTGATACAATTGATCTGCCAGCTGCTAAGGCAGCCGGTTTAACAGTGACGAATGTACCGGCTTATTCGCCCAATTCAGTAGCAGAAATGGCAGTGACCCAAACGATGCGCTTGATTCGAAATCTAGAGTTATTTGATAGTCGTGTTAGTCAGCAGAATTTTCAATGGGCTGGGCTACAAGCCCGCGAGATTCGATCATTGACGGTCGGAATTATTGGTGCTGGTCGAATTGGGGGGACCGTTGCAAAGTTATTCCATGGTCTTGGGGCCAAGGTGATTGCTTATGATGTGGTTCGGCATGCAGACTTAGAACCGGTTTTGACTTATGTCGATAGTAAAGAAGCGTTGTTACGACAAGCCGACGTCGTAACGTTACATGTCGACCTTAATGCCACCTCTGAAGCCTTGATTGATGCAGCTGCGCTGAAATTAATGAAGTCAGATGCCTTCATCATTAATGCATCGCGGGGACCTGTCATTGTGACGGCGGCATTAGTGGCCGCCTTAAAGGCTGGTGAGATTGCCGGGGCGGCGTTAGATACGGTTGAAGGCGAAGCTGCTTTATTTAACCAGAATCATCAAGGTGAAGTGTTACAAGATCCGTTAATTGCCCAATTAATGCAAATGCCAAATGTTATTTTAACGCCGCATATTGGCTTTTATACGAATCTAGCCGTTCAAAACATGGTGGAGATTAGTCTGAACGATGTGGTGACCATTCTTAATGGTGGTCAAACTGAGCACGCTTGCTAA
- a CDS encoding RNA-guided endonuclease TnpB family protein has protein sequence MTLRAIKTRIYPQIDQQEKIINNFGCCRFVWNQLLSMQIERHNNGGDYVNEFGMNYLIKCLKQEYPFLKQAESTSLLHVSRDLHHAFQKLFKEHSGFPKFKSRKFPKQSYQSNSVNHNISQINQHQLKIPKLGCIEFKSGRQLTGKIKNVTIRLSATGKYYAIVLVDNNVQKLPKTKQSVGIDLGVADLMITSDGVKYPTIRFDKALSQKKHYWEKRLARRRLQALKEIAWDKHNHVLEPRELTDFSNYRKARLMVAKYNEKIANQRSNYLHQLTKKLITLYDVIKIEDLKTKNLLSNHQLARAIANQAWRELRTQLEYKCAWYGKQLVTVNPRKTSQICANCGYDDGKHGLAIRQWTCPSCGVNHDRDINAAKNILNV, from the coding sequence ATGACGCTACGGGCGATTAAAACAAGAATTTATCCCCAAATTGACCAACAAGAAAAAATTATTAACAACTTTGGTTGCTGTCGTTTCGTTTGGAATCAGTTATTAAGCATGCAGATTGAGCGTCATAATAACGGTGGAGATTACGTCAATGAATTTGGTATGAATTATCTGATTAAGTGTCTTAAACAAGAATATCCGTTCCTCAAGCAAGCGGAATCAACCAGTCTTTTACACGTTAGCCGTGATTTGCATCATGCTTTTCAGAAGTTATTTAAGGAACACAGTGGTTTTCCGAAGTTCAAATCACGAAAATTCCCAAAACAGAGCTATCAGTCTAATTCAGTCAATCATAATATTAGTCAAATCAACCAACATCAGCTTAAAATTCCAAAATTAGGCTGTATTGAATTTAAATCTGGCCGACAACTCACCGGTAAGATTAAAAATGTCACAATCCGGCTATCCGCTACCGGCAAATATTACGCCATTGTGTTAGTCGATAATAACGTGCAAAAACTGCCTAAAACTAAGCAATCGGTGGGAATCGATCTGGGTGTAGCGGATTTAATGATTACCAGTGATGGTGTTAAATATCCTACTATTCGTTTTGATAAGGCCTTATCGCAAAAGAAACACTATTGGGAAAAACGGTTAGCCCGCCGAAGATTACAAGCCTTGAAAGAAATTGCGTGGGACAAACACAATCACGTCTTAGAACCCCGTGAATTAACTGATTTCAGTAATTATCGCAAGGCACGTCTCATGGTTGCCAAATATAACGAAAAAATCGCCAATCAACGTAGTAACTATTTGCATCAACTCACCAAGAAACTAATAACACTGTACGATGTGATTAAAATCGAAGATTTGAAAACCAAAAATCTTCTTAGCAATCATCAGCTCGCTCGCGCAATTGCCAATCAAGCTTGGCGTGAACTACGCACCCAGCTTGAATATAAATGTGCTTGGTATGGTAAACAGCTGGTCACTGTGAACCCTCGAAAAACTAGCCAAATCTGTGCTAATTGTGGTTACGATGACGGTAAGCATGGGCTAGCTATCCGGCAATGGACATGTCCTAGTTGTGGTGTTAACCATGATCGGGATATTAACGCTGCCAAGAATATATTGAATGTTTAA
- a CDS encoding transposase: MVKHLNYPIIGGTKYCNCVLSENVVVVLKRILAEIVSKYGFSIEHMEIWQDNHSHLLVSAPPKLSVINE; this comes from the coding sequence ATGGTCAAACATCTTAATTACCCTATTATTGGAGGTACTAAATACTGCAATTGCGTGCTAAGTGAAAACGTCGTGGTTGTCTTGAAAAGAATATTAGCAGAAATTGTTTCAAAATACGGATTTAGTATTGAACACATGGAAATTTGGCAGGACAATCATAGCCACTTATTAGTTAGTGCACCGCCAAAGTTATCGGTGATCAACGAATAA
- a CDS encoding amino acid ABC transporter permease, whose translation MQNFIQAYSWVNLRFLLEGLWVTVEVSLISIVASFIIGSVLGVLRYVKIKYLSAVVGFVVDIVRNLPLILIIFFTYFGLPHLGFKPGIIFAAVLAMTIFESAMLAEIIRSGILAVDYGQMEGARANGMTYVQALWHVVFPQAIKKTIPTIVSQFISLIKDTSLATIIVLPELLNHAQIIYGQNSAYIIPMFVMIALMYFIICYALSVLSRVLDKKLA comes from the coding sequence ATGCAAAATTTTATTCAAGCTTATTCTTGGGTTAACCTGCGTTTCTTGCTCGAAGGCCTCTGGGTAACTGTTGAAGTGTCGTTAATCTCAATCGTTGCCAGTTTTATTATCGGGTCAGTTTTGGGTGTGTTACGTTACGTTAAAATTAAATATTTATCTGCGGTCGTGGGGTTTGTTGTCGATATTGTACGGAATCTACCATTGATTTTGATCATTTTCTTCACATACTTCGGCCTGCCACATTTAGGCTTTAAACCGGGGATTATTTTTGCGGCGGTCCTTGCCATGACGATTTTTGAATCAGCCATGCTAGCGGAAATTATCCGTTCAGGAATTTTGGCAGTCGATTATGGTCAAATGGAAGGGGCCCGGGCAAATGGGATGACTTATGTGCAAGCCCTTTGGCACGTGGTCTTCCCGCAAGCGATTAAGAAGACAATTCCAACGATTGTTAGTCAGTTTATCTCTTTGATTAAGGATACGTCACTGGCGACCATCATTGTGTTACCAGAACTTTTAAATCATGCACAAATCATCTATGGTCAAAATTCAGCGTACATTATTCCAATGTTTGTCATGATTGCATTGATGTATTTCATCATCTGTTATGCTTTGTCCGTGTTGTCACGGGTGTTGGATAAAAAATTAGCATAA
- a CDS encoding glutamate ABC transporter substrate-binding protein — translation MKKLKRFLGVLGMVGVLTLVLTACGSRQALSKQDVLANDKASNTITWGVKADTKLFGLMDVKDSQIKGFDADIATAITKKILGKNGHAKFVQVTSQTRIPLLKNGNIDAIIATMTITAQREKQVDFSDSYFDAGQSLLVKKGSSIKSVKDLNKTGVKVLGVTGANSVENIKKFAPKAKVLELSDYAQAMTALKSGQGVALTTDNGILYGMASQNPGYEVVGGAFTKEPYGIAINKGQAPFKKKVNQALKEIEADGTYNRILKKWFGNVAGFDYKEASR, via the coding sequence ATGAAAAAGTTAAAGCGTTTCCTGGGTGTACTGGGCATGGTCGGCGTGTTAACCCTTGTTTTAACCGCTTGTGGATCACGACAAGCCCTATCAAAACAAGATGTGTTAGCTAACGACAAAGCCAGTAATACCATTACATGGGGTGTGAAAGCCGATACAAAGTTATTTGGGTTAATGGACGTTAAAGATAGCCAGATTAAGGGCTTCGATGCAGACATTGCCACGGCAATTACGAAAAAGATTTTAGGCAAAAATGGACATGCCAAATTCGTGCAGGTGACGAGCCAAACACGAATTCCACTACTTAAAAATGGTAATATTGATGCGATTATCGCCACGATGACGATTACTGCGCAACGAGAAAAACAAGTTGATTTTAGTGACTCCTACTTTGATGCCGGGCAATCATTACTAGTTAAAAAAGGGAGCTCAATTAAGTCCGTCAAAGACTTAAATAAAACTGGGGTTAAAGTTTTGGGTGTCACTGGCGCTAATTCGGTTGAAAACATCAAAAAGTTTGCGCCGAAAGCGAAGGTGCTAGAACTTTCTGATTATGCGCAAGCCATGACTGCGCTAAAATCAGGTCAAGGGGTTGCCTTAACAACGGATAATGGGATTCTTTACGGAATGGCGTCACAAAACCCAGGCTATGAAGTAGTCGGGGGGGCCTTTACGAAGGAACCTTATGGGATTGCTATTAATAAAGGACAAGCACCATTTAAAAAGAAAGTTAATCAGGCTTTAAAAGAAATCGAAGCTGATGGGACGTACAACCGCATCTTAAAGAAGTGGTTCGGCAATGTCGCTGGCTTTGACTATAAGGAGGCGTCGCGCTAA
- a CDS encoding Fur family transcriptional regulator, whose protein sequence is MEATLEQAVSILRRNQLKITKQRQALLDYLVTYQEHYVAISAVDEHMRTLFTGMSHNTIYRNIKEFETLGLLELKAQANQTLVKYQCDFDHQHHHHFVCSNCGRVMELAACPLDAYEAQLPGCTITGHRIEIYGLCAACTVKQATVK, encoded by the coding sequence ATGGAAGCAACTCTTGAACAAGCAGTGTCGATTCTCCGGCGTAATCAATTAAAAATTACCAAGCAGCGACAAGCTTTGTTAGATTATTTAGTGACTTATCAAGAGCATTATGTGGCAATTTCAGCGGTTGATGAGCATATGCGAACCCTATTTACGGGCATGAGTCATAATACAATCTATCGCAATATTAAAGAATTCGAAACTTTAGGGTTATTAGAATTGAAAGCCCAAGCTAATCAGACACTGGTGAAGTATCAATGTGATTTTGACCACCAGCATCACCATCACTTTGTTTGTTCAAATTGCGGACGAGTGATGGAGTTGGCAGCTTGTCCACTTGACGCCTATGAGGCTCAGTTGCCCGGCTGTACGATTACAGGTCATCGGATTGAAATTTACGGATTATGTGCCGCTTGTACTGTAAAACAAGCGACAGTGAAATAG